Within Catharus ustulatus isolate bCatUst1 chromosome 5, bCatUst1.pri.v2, whole genome shotgun sequence, the genomic segment atgaGCAGCTGAGCAGAACATCAATAAGCAGTACCTCTGGAAGTGACTTCACGTTGATCAACATCtaaaagtttttttcaaaaagataaatgaatgaagaatgaaaaaaatagtaCATTCAAATGCTAAATACAGCCTACACtgagaaaagtgagaaaaatgtcATTGTGATACTTGGAATACACTTGCATAACTGTTCAGGCTATTAGGTCTAATTAACAGCAAGTGAACAGATTCTTGCTATGGGGGTGTTTATAGGCAGAATATGTTAAATGCAGAGTTTGACACATTGAAGTTAGAATTTAGTCAGATTTAGGCTAGTGTAAATTTACATAGAAGACACAGTTCTGCTCTGAAAAGGAGCTATGGACTAAATATTTTTGGAGTGCTAATTCTGCATGCTAAGCTTaatgatgaaaaagaaattgtgcaCTTTTCATGGAATAAATCCAATAATATATCAAAGTATTCTCATATATGTCTGGGTAAATAAAAGCAACTGAAATATTCCAACAAAGGTAGGCTGGTTTATAATTCCTGTGGTCCTTCTTTCTTTTAGTTATGCTTTGGTATTGTTAGCATAGTGTAGGGAATACTCCAAACTGCTACAGTATGGAAACACAGGCATCATTTTAACTTCCATAAGTGAAAAGTGACTCTAGACCCAAAGAACTTGTCAGGTAAAGCTAATGCAGCTGTTACCATGAATAATTCAAACAAATCACTTCAGCCACAGTATGGCAGAGATGACTTCACAGTGGTAACCTCTGTAAATACTGTCAGAAAACAGATAAATTAACTATTAGTGACTAAAACTTCCAGTCCTTGGGAAGCAAAATTTGTTAAATTCTTTCTTGATTAACCTGGCTAACAAAACATCTCACcgtgcctttttttttccccctgagaatgcataatttttaaaaccttcatAACTAATTTCTTCTAATTTAAGTCCCAGAACTGCAATTAAATAATCTATAGTTGTAACCTAAACATATACAATGCTGTTTAGGTCCTGAATGTACAAATTCCCACAGCACACCTACATGTATGTGTGCTTCTCTTTAACTCTGATAATTAACTATATAAATACAAACATTTCTAAATTCTTGTAGGACAGAATTCCAATCAATTTGGAATAATGAAATGTTACATATAAATACATCTAAGGTTTAAAAACGATGAATCTTAGGACTGGAAGGAAAATGTGCTGAAGGAGTTAATAAGGAACAAACATAACATATGTATTGAAGTGTTGACTGGTAGGTGGATGGAAAATAGACAAGCTCAAAGTCTTTAGAAAAATCAGTGCTTTGGAATGATGTTTTGTTGCTAACAGAGAAACAAGTAAGATCTTAACAAGAAGAATTCttaacaggaaaatattaataactatgaaaatgacagaaatgacaaccaaaaggaaagaaggaattgTGAAAGTGGCCAAGACTTCTAGGATTACTGGGACAGAATACAGCAATACTGGAAATATTATTCTGCTGGCAGTTTTTCACACTCTTGTCTAcaattttattatcattattttgtGCTAATGACTGACTGAAAGACAACATAATGATCTTAAATGCGTATTAGATGATTTCTGCAATTATTGCAGACCTGCTCATAGTAATCATCTGGAACTTCTTTCGCAGGAACTCTTCCTCCTCGATCCTGCAACTCAGGACAAAGGAACATGTCCCTTTGACTTCACCAGGAGACTACCAGAAGAATTTTCTCCTTACTAGAAAAGTTCActtaatttatttccttgctgagaacacagatttttttataattttctctctAAGGAAGTATCTGTTCTTTTACTACACATTATCCTTTACTTGcctatttattttcatagagaaataagatttttttgcaatttaatttatttcatgtcaTCCAATCACCTCATAATGTATTAgtgaatgatttttcttttttaaaatcatactCCAGAGTGTCTCTAATACAAATCTCTCATGAAGAAAGCTCTCACTTTCACCTCTCTCCTtctcagaaatgctgttttatttaacAATTTTATCAAATACAGTTTCTCAACAGATTAGTGTAGCATTTTTTATATGTAAGGAGGTTACCTTTACCTGGATAATTCAGTCCAAAACCTGGCCAAGCAGTAAGCCAAGTAAATGTGTTAATTCCTGATATCCTAATTTCCATTTCAGAACTGTCTGAGTAGCAGTAAATGCTTACTTTTATCTACATGAATGTTTCATTAGAATGACCTGGTTGACCGACATGATGTGGTCCAGGCGATCTTCCTGAccctcttttctgttttcctccccTCACAGCATGATACTCTCAGGTTAGTTGAGATTTATCAGGTAGACTGGTCAAACCAGAACACCAACTGACTCCAGGGCAGGAAAGATTACagtgaaaagcagtttttttaATCTAAGGAACTTATCCTGACTGTGTCTCTGCCATGCTGCTTCCAAAAGGATTGTTGTTGCTACTGCCTGCTGCTTGCACCAGTGTGCCTATCTAAGGGAATTCTTCATCTCAATCTCAAATCACTCCTAACAGATAAAGAAACAGACCATGTCAgattttcatcttcatttttgtctttgcttaAGCATCAGAAACCATTACATGTCTGAAGCTCAAGGATATTTACTTATTGTCTTAATAAAGCTGAAGCTCTTTTCTATATGCTTTGAATATAATCACCTCAGACATTCTACCACTTCTTCTCCCCTGCTTCCCTCTCAGATTGGGCTAAACAGATGAATGGGGATAGAACAGCATCATAAAGCCATGCAGGACATTTATGTACTTAAAGATCTACTTTTTTCCATTGTAGTGCCCTTAGACTTTACTCAAATAGCACTGCAGGATGCTGCTACATAATGTAAACCTGTGAGAAGATGGTTCCTACTCCACAGAGCACAAACAAGTTCTCTCTGTCTATTCTCACATAAAATTACCTTTGGAGCTTGTATGGGCTATTTTTTTTGACTCAAAGAAAGACGTTTATGGGCCTAGCTTATACTTATTTACAGAGGAAACCATGAGCTGACCTAGTAATAGCCAGCATACAGGAGTCTAGTACAGAAGTGACTGTAATATTTGGTGTATGGATTCAAGTGTTGCAGTGCTGTTGAACCTAGGAAGAATGTAGCACAGAGTCTCCCTTCTTTCACTGATAATCCTGAGAATTACTTCCATAAGAAATACaataatatttgttttatacATGACTTCTACTCAAACTGGCAAACTGGCAAACTATGAATGGCAATCTCACTCTATCTTGTCAAACTGTTTTCTTAGATTACAAATCCTTGCAAACACAAGTTACCAGAGAGAATGTTTAAGATAcagttctgctgcagctgtgggctTCTGGAGGGGAGAAACAAATACAATTATGCTCTTGTTAATGACACCACTCTGGCCAGAGGAGCAGTTCAGTGCTGCTCATAAGTGTGGtgctgcagtgtcacagccaTGCAATACTCTGGCATGAGTTGTGTTAGACATGGGCAAACTATTATTCTATATTTCATAGAAGACAGCAGACAGGACATCTGTCCTCTTAGAAATCAGCAGAAACATTTCATCTGAGTCCTCAAGAGAAACAATATCCCCTGCAGAAATGAGCAAGCCAATGAAAACTGACTCCTCTCAAATCCCATGGAATTAAACCTACAGAAACACAGGGCAAAATTGTCAATAAACAATTATGCCCTGCTTTCTTGACCAGCAGTTTCAACGTTTCTTCTGGcctttcaaacaaaataaacaaggaaaggggcaaaattttactttgtttcttacagttatttcttttttcaaaactaTTAATTGGTTTCAGTAAGTAGTTAAGTGGTCAAGGAGGAACACTGCAGAAATCTTTCCTGCACGTTTGTTTGCATGCCCCTTAACTTCCACAAAATTCTAATGTTTGAAGCATAACATATCTAGTTTTCTAGGAGTCTTTTCTCAGTTTAGCCATAAAAGGTAAAGGAGTGCTCTCTAATCACAGGTTTAGGATGGTATTTAGCTAATGGAGGAAAGCAGCACCATGGACAGATTCCTTCCACCCGGAAAGAGACAGGTCAGATGAAGTGCTGTAGATGTGTACGTTGCTGCTTTAAAGCAGAGAAGTCTTCACTAGAGATTTAAAGACCCTGACCAAGCTTTGGATGGCTGGTCATCTTGATCACAGCACACTAGTGAGGAAGTGACAGACTGCAGCTGTCAACCTGCAAACTGATGATGATTTGTAACCCCAGGCCTTGTTTAAATGAAGAACAACTTAGGCTCCTGCCTATGTGGCACAATTAATGGTTGAACCCTCATCATTTAAAGGATTATAAAAACAGCAAAGCTAAGATGTTCCCATGTATGAAACATCCAATTTAACAGACCCACTTAGACCTGGCGCTGTTAGTCAGAGAAATGCAGTCAGGTTTAGGTCTCAGTTTTTACTGGCAAAAGCAATTGTACATGTCTCAGCCAATGCATGAGCACAGATCTGGGCTCTAATatattccagcagcacagcctggaaatACATGCATCAGAAATCTGGATGCAGGTGAGCTGTGGCTCTTGCTAGAAACaaatagataaaaattaaaaactctaCTGCCTAAATAGGGTACAAATTGCGGTGCTTCACAGCCAAGAATCCAGACAGGAATGTGTTCCAAATCAGTGTCTGTCATCTGGATCCTAAAGGcagctgacttttttttctactcTGAATCACCCCAATTCCATCGTCAATCTAGAGAGCATGCTTAGCTTCTCTAAAAATCAAGATCCCAGTGTGCCCTGCCACAGTGAAGCCTCGCAACATCAAATACAGCATTTGTGTCCCACCAGGACCCATTAGATTTGTGCCACCAGCACAGTTGAACGCTGGCTTCTTTTGTGCCCTCAATTAAATGCCCTCTTCACTCTTATTAAAGGCATGCTGATAGAGGGAAGATGGGGAAAATGCTGTCATATGCATCCTGCTGGATGCTACTCTTGGAAGGACGACCATCATTCTAGCACTGCAAGTGTCGACCGGAGCGGCAGTGTAAGAGAGGCAGAGGCATTTTCGGGAGGCTGGGAGATTTtcaaaggggggaaaaaaaacaatttcaaacCGAAGGCAGCCAGCCGAAGCGAGGGGAGGAGCCGGGTAGGGGCTTGGCTCGTCCCTGGGCCGAGCCTGGCAGCGCGGCAGCGCTTTTTTGCCAAGTGGCAGCGGCTCCGGCGGCGCTCGGCCCCGGGGCCAGCGCGGCTGCGGGCggagcagccagggccaggGGCGCTCGGGTCGGGTCGCGCCGGGGCGgcccacagagcccagcccagcccagcccagcccagcccatcccagcccagcccgtcCCACGGCCGGCAGAGGGGACGCCGGGGCTGGGGTCCTGCCGCGCCGGAGCAGCGGCTCCGTCCGGGCGCTTCCGGGCGCGCcgggggaaggaggagaagaaggaggaggaggaggaggactaggaggaggaggaagggaggtgtgggtggaggggaggagagggaaggaggggtggAGGGAGGCCGGCTTTTTTAGGAGGGAGACCCTCCTTCGCGGCCGCCCGCTCGCAGCCATGGCTTTGAAGGAGGCGGGCGGCAGCATCCTGCCCATCAGCGACATGGTGTCGGGGCCGTCGGGCTCGCCGTTCCCCGAGGTGGTGGAGCTGAACGTGGGGGGCCAGGTGTACGTGACGAGGCACTCCACGCTGCTCAGCGTCCCGGACAGCACGCTGGCCACCATGTTCTCCCCGTGCCGGGGCGGCCCGGCGGCGGCCCGccagctgcccagggacagccggGCGCGCTTCTTCATCGACCGCGACGGCTTCCTCTTCAGGTACGTGCTGGATTACCTGCGGGACAAGCAGCTGGCGCTGCCCGAGCACTTCCCCGAGAAGGAGCGGCTCCTGCGGGAGGCCGAGTACTTCCAGCTGGGCGACCTGGTGAAGCTGCTGTCGCCCAAGGTCACCAAGCAGAGCTCGCTCAACGACGAGGGCTGCCAGAGCGACCTGGAGGATAGCAACTCGCAGGGCAGCAGCGACCGGCTTCAGCGGGCGGCGCTGGACAAGCGCTCGGGCTTCCTCACTGTGGGCTACCGCGGCTCCTACACCACGGTGCGGGACAACCAGGCGGACGCCAAGTTCCGCCGCGTCGCCCGCATCATGGTGTGCGGTAGGATCGCCCTGGCCAAGGAGGTCTTCGGAGAGACCCTCAACGAGAGCCGTGACCCCGACCGGCCCCCCGAGAAGTACACCTCCCGCTTCTACCTCAAATTCACCTACCTGGAACAAGCCTTCGACCGGCTCTCCGAGGCGGGCTTCCACATGGTGGCTTGCAACTCCACCGGCACCGCCGCCTTCATCAACCAGTACAGGGACGACAAGATCTGGAGCAGCTACACAGAGTACATCTTCTTCAGTAAGTGCTGCCCGCGCCCCGGGGTCGCGCCCCTCGCCCCGGTCCCCGGCGGGAGCGGGACGCGGTGCGCCTGAAGTGCGGCTGCACCCCCAGAGCCTTGCTGTCCCACACAAcgtgcagctgcagagaaatggGGGTGCCTCGCTTCCCCTCACTCCGCTCTGTCACCGCCATAgttcaaatttcattttgtgcGCTGTGGGGTGCGGGACAGGACTGCCTAAAATGCCCCGTCCGGAGCGCGGCGTGGGAGCCTTTCCCATGCACTTCATtgggcagcctgggctgatCTCGCCTTTCAGTGCCGGGAGGAGAGGCAGCCCCACGTGTCGGGGTGTCCCGGGGGAAGGGTCACTGATGACGGATCGGGGGGCTACGGCCTcggggggtgtccctgccccgcTGGGCGGGCGCGGTGCGCGGTGCGGGTGCGGCTCCGGCTCCGGCGCGGAGGGCTGCGGTGCTCCCCGCCAGCGAGGCGACGCAGAGATCCCCGAGCAAGGAggggttttaatattttatcgCTGCGTTTCCTTCAAGTGAGCGCACTGCGCCTGGCCACGGTCCCCGTGAGGGAAGGGGCTGCGAGGGCACAGCCAACTTCCCAAGGAGCAGGAAAGAGTCTGGCTCCAAGGTGGTCAcaaattggaaaagaaaaaataaaccactcCATAGCCATTACACAGCTCCTAAGCAGCTTCGCTGGTTGGCTGTGGGTAGCCTTAAAGGTTTCGGGTCACTCGCAGATAGGAAAACCGAGCGATGACGAATGAGTTTCAATCTGGCAAAGTGTGTAGTGCTATGTAGGGCACTGGCTGAGCAGCGGGTTCGGGTCATGAAACCGCAGCTGGATCGAGAACACCATCCCCTGGTAGAGATTTGTCTTGGAAAGGCAGAGGCAGCCTTAAACATTACAGATGTGTTTGACAGTCGAGCGAGTCGGCGGGAAGAGGGATGTGTTCTGCATTCACTTCTTGCTTCTCCTGCCTCTGTGTGGTCTCAAGCTCCCTGAGCAAGGAAGGGATGAATTGGCAGAGCATCTGCCTGCCTCTGTGCTGAGGTGCGAGATGCAGCCTCTAACTAACTTCACTTGTAAGGCAGCTGAACAGAAGCAACTTGTTTGCCCTGCAAAACTGGGCTTAGGCACGGTATTTAATAGAGGAGGGAAATGTGAATGGTTTTCTACTGGAAGGAGAAATTCATATTGCTCTATATTGTATAGGTGGTGACTTCCATTTGTTGAGCAGACTTGAGTACTCAGATCATTCTTTCAAACTGGATTAAAACAGTTTTTGAAGATTCATTACATAACTTACCACTGGTCATATTTCAATAGGATATGTGAAAACCGAGCTCTAGAGGAGCTTCATGCTCTCCTAGGTGGAATTCTATCAAGTATTTTACAGGATTATTAAACCttctttctcaaaaaatttGACATAATTGTTTTCTAAACAGTAAAATTTCCTTCTTGAAATAGTATGTACTGTTTGCTTAGAAATAGATTTGTAGGTCCATAATTTTTGGTGTGCATTTGTGATGCTTATaattttgtggttgtttttgtgtgtgtgtgttacgATGAGGTTGCTGTATAGAACAATCCTCCTCTAATTCACATCACAGTTTCAAATTAATCCCCAGTGTAATACCACTAATTTATTTGGAATAATGCCAGGGTTGAACTGGATGTTGTATGCCATaatttttgttgtggtttttagTCTTCAAGCTACTGATGTTGTGAAAAGTAAAATAGTTTGTTAATTACATAAATTAATACAGTTAACTGAAAAATTATggttttgcttaattttttggGTGGcggttttttgttttacttttgaaTGCAAAATAAGGCTAAGGTAAAAATAGGCTGAAAAGATGTTTTGGTTGCTTGTTATGCATTTAGAAACTCTTTTGTATAAAGACTTTGTATATTGTTTTATATCAAATACATTTCTCTGAAATATAGTGAGATGGAaataacacttaaaaaaatcaccaaaatggaaagagaaacagGTGAACCAGTGCCTGAACTAAATGCtttagttttttttgttgtctttttttttttttagtctgaCTAGATGTCCAATGGATGGAGACTGTCGATAAAACAacacataataataataatataccCTGGAtggattgtgtgtgtgtgctgctgccttgcCTGACAGCTGCACAAGAATCCAGCGAAGGGAGGGCGAACCTTGGAAGCCTTGTGCTCTGCACCAAGAGTAAGAAGAGGGATCAGGGCTACTGGCTGTAAGCTCTCCTACAGCATTAGCTGGGGCTGTGTTCCTTCTTTGCTCATAAGCGGAGTTTAATGCACAAGAAGAGCAATCAGTTTTCAATTTATTCCTAGCTAAATGTCCCTATGAACCctgaaaaggaagcaaaaaaatatcAAGATGAAAGACTTTAGGGAGCCTATTCCAGTTTTGGATGGTACCTGAGACTTAATTTGATGCTAGTGAAAAAGAAACCCAGTTTTATATCCCACTGGAAAAAGCTGTACCTGCATTTGCATTTGTTATTCACAGCATGAGCATCTGCAACCAACAGCAATTGTATTATTTGTTGGTCTATAAGTCCAAAGCAGTCACATAAACTTGTTTTTCACCATTTCCCCTGAGGACTGTGGACAATTCTGTTTCCTAGCAATGGGAGATAGTAAGGTGATTGGAAACATGCATGAGGACATATTCATTCTGTCCATTTTCTGAGGTCATAAGTAGCTGAATTAGTTTCTCCCCAAGAGCTGCTAAAGAAAGACAAAGGTTTAATCTGTATTTGGGAAATAGTTTCAGGTCTGTTTCTAGGATCTTTCAAACTTGTAGGTTTTATTGAGTTGAAATGATCATCTAtaacttttcaaaaaaaatggaatttgctTTATATTCTTAAACATTCTGGAAGATCAAATTCACCTGGGATACTGCATGTATATTTAAATCAGTTATGAACTGCTTAATATCTAGGGATAGACCAGTGGTTGCAGACTAATTCTGATTGAGGAACCAGAAGCTGTTTGACACTGTTTACCAGGAAATAATGCTTCAGCCTTTGGCAATGTGTCATGACAAATGCAAAAACAGATTTCCTTCTTAGTATGTACaaatcctattaaaaaaaaattaagttctttGCCCCTAGTGGTGTTTGAGCTATCATGTATGCAATGACAGATTCATTTGTGTACAGAGTACATGGCCAGAATTTAGGCTGTACCTTGCATTGGTGGCTCAGTTCTGAAAAGTGCTCATAGATCTGTTCTACACATCCATTACAAATCCAATCTCTGTCTCTTAATGGTCAGTTAAAGGAGTAAACTTCTACATGATAGTGAAAAGGCTCTATCAGACAGTACcgcaacctttttttttttttttggctctaTGCTGTTAACACTCTTACCCTAGTACACATGACTTGGGTCAGGTTAGTGTAACATGAAATGCATATGCACTTTGGGAAGGATGATTGAACTTTTCTGCTGTTTAGTTTCACGCTGCCGTAGAGGATGACAGATTAATTAATTGCCTGTTGAAATGCAATAGGTTATGGCCTTCACAAAAGTTGCTTCTAACTGGAGACAGAAGACTCATGGTATCTCTTAGTACTGCTTTGTAATGCAAGATTGCCTGTGTATGCTATTActagtttttttcttctgtagaatCTAATTAGTCCTAATGGATTTTACTTTTAACATCTGCTGTGCAATGTGACTTAGGGGTGTTGAGAGTATTGTGCTCAGCTGAAAGCTTACTGTGCTGAACTGACATCTTTATTGTAAGAAGAATCAGTAATATTTCCTGAAAACTTTGACATGCTTTCTATGTAGACACTCCTGTTTCACTTATGACAGTTTCTGTGttccttttctcttgtttttgttttgtatcaGGTGACATTAGCATGGATTTATGGTGCTTATTTTCCACTTGAAGTCACAGCACTCTGAGATTACATTGGATGCTGTGGAAATTGTCATAAACAAGTGATAATAATTTTGTAATCAGATGGGGAATAAGCAGTTGGGAGCAGTAAATTTTTAGGAGGCAGcatgatgtttttaaaaaaaaatcccaagctcAAACAAAGTAATACCAACaacccctccaaaaaacccacccaatAACAATGATGAAACCTAACCAGCATTGATGGTGTCATTGCATGTAAAATACTTGGAGGTGTTAGTTGCTCTGTAATTGCCAAGTGCAGCCCAGCATCCCACTGGGATAGTGAGGGGTTGGTGGTTGGCAGATAACCCTAAACTGCTCTTTTGGGGGCAGAGTGGTGTGGGAGCCATCCTCAAGTGGTTACTGTCACCATGACAAGCTGTTCTCCATCCATTGCTGCATCTTTGGTGGAGTTTTTAATGTGTGGAGTGTATGtgtgctattttttaaaaatctggaataCATATATGTAAGATATTGAGGAGATAAAGgagaccaagaaaaaaaaaaaagagaagggtaTTACATTTCTGTGACACATGGAGATAAATTTGGACAATTTGCTTTGAACCTGAACCAGAGCCTTAaagattaaaatacaaatttttggTGGAACGGGACGATATGAACGGAATGTTCTTGTATCCCAAGCACAATGCAGAAAAGCTTCAGATTTCTATCAGTTTCAAGGTCTAGAAGTGTTGTTTCTGACAGGACTACTGAGCAAAGCCCTTCAGAGAGAGATTTTGTAGGCAGCCCTTTTACTTCAGAAAACTGACACAGAACTTTAGGATGTTCTGTTTTACGGTTTCAGCTCCACTCTTAATACAGCTTAAGGAGTGGTCtatcatttatttaattttatcttgtCATTCTTCTAAAATATATGTTCCTGAATTCAAAGGGATGAATCAAAGTGTGCagtaataattaataatataagAATATTACTCTTATGCTGCCACTGATATAAT encodes:
- the KCTD8 gene encoding BTB/POZ domain-containing protein KCTD8, whose translation is MALKEAGGSILPISDMVSGPSGSPFPEVVELNVGGQVYVTRHSTLLSVPDSTLATMFSPCRGGPAAARQLPRDSRARFFIDRDGFLFRYVLDYLRDKQLALPEHFPEKERLLREAEYFQLGDLVKLLSPKVTKQSSLNDEGCQSDLEDSNSQGSSDRLQRAALDKRSGFLTVGYRGSYTTVRDNQADAKFRRVARIMVCGRIALAKEVFGETLNESRDPDRPPEKYTSRFYLKFTYLEQAFDRLSEAGFHMVACNSTGTAAFINQYRDDKIWSSYTEYIFFRPPQRTVSPKQDHEERKHDKVLDKGSESGTSCNELSTSSCDSHSEASTPQENATSTQPSTAHQPNTLTLDRPSKKAPVQWMPPPDKRRNSELFQTLISKSRETNLSKKKVCEKLSVEEEMRKCIQDFKKIHIPDYFPERKRPWQSELLQKYGL